The following are from one region of the Coffea eugenioides isolate CCC68of chromosome 2, Ceug_1.0, whole genome shotgun sequence genome:
- the LOC113762205 gene encoding probable inactive dual specificity protein phosphatase-like At4g18593, producing MEAPNQSDLRSDLNPQVTYRCKKCRRIVATEEMVVPHERGGGQKCFKWKKRSHTQVENEPPECSSIFVEPMKWMESLQDGGVEDKIMCMGCKTRLGSFNWAGMQCNCGKWITPAFQLHKNRIDECQL from the exons ATGGAAGCACCTAATCAGTCTGATCTGCGATCTGATTTGAATCCTCAAGTCACGTACCGCTGCAAGAAATGTCGAAGAATCGTTGCTACAGAGGAGATGGTTGTTCCCCATGAACGTGGAGGTGGGCAGAAGTGTTTTAAGTGGAAAAAGAGAAGTCATACCCAAGTGGAAAACGAGCCACCTGAATGCTCATCTATTTTTGTAGAGCCCATGAAGTGGATGGAATCAT TACAAGACGGTGGTGTGGAAGACAAGATTATGTGCATGGGTTGTAAAACCCGGTTGGGATCCTTCAATTGGGCTGGCATGCAGTGCAATTGTGGGAAGTGGATCACTCCTGCGTTTCAGCTGCACAAAAATCGGATTGATGAATGTCAATTATGA
- the LOC113757319 gene encoding putative late blight resistance protein homolog R1B-17, with product MAFAAVASLVQTLEYVLKFSHLVFQIKIKRAEVYNKRAAEVIKLLEATSNESEYHLEQAIDMLESLKGKRAIRYQYDSGWLLSQYQLPRREGRVLSVEMLEMEEQKKNILEEIDSFQAGLNVFFGVTGPHIIRGDTRNYFLWQLVRTLVGEQRLGSDQLKKKIVYFYKVTRDTTNLCKELQSLLIILDNPSNKCHDILKSIQDVAYRARDIFDLRIIENQVEPALTYCLRVRKGDPEGKSSFEERVNRIFGLEERVNCLFGANAGKFLRKTLENVRSIKNNIKEINSEELTVEDLQLGSASLDGSHQAQGSTNREDAVVGLDDDMRRITEKLTRPPPFQLEILTIVGMGGIGKTTLARKVFGHCSIVLHFHCRAWVTVSQVYEVKDLLFSLLCSVSEPTYEKHEKSKEDIGEELYRKLKGRTYLIVMDDLWSIEAWNAVQGYLPDDRKGSRIILTSRSIITELKPEEKPYHFMRLLDRDHSWELLEKVVFGRKSCPHELVDVGKQIADKCQGLPLAIVVVAGLLLRTTRRLDCWQDIADSVRSLMRNDPTNCLDILALSYKKLPNRLKACWLYLGAFPEDCDIEVQKLVHLWVAEGFLDPEPIADMEQVAEDYLDDLIGRNLVSVGKRNFDGKVKTCRLHDFLRELCVGEAEKEKFMYVTPRGAQGFRTGIRDMYRLSIHFDSITDYSVPSFRHAISFMCFSLGYGFSPDLLLLELQLKLLRVLDIYFLHFDHFPIQVLEMVHLRYIAFNVTYELPPSMSQLRNLQTILIRGPWESPILSLEYWSMPSLRHFHCSVVSHLKKPTIGRKSFDRLFAPEYLLSLSTISFSSCTREVFNSMPQLKKLGTCETEKDYITGVSSECLANLHLLCKLDTLKCSFFRETSKTRDLCRFSLPYKLKNLTLSWSYLPWGDMAIFANLGHLTVLKLKNFAFQGPRWELNEGVFGCLKSLLIESTDLVHWEATSTDHFPCLEHLLLRSCKSLEEIPYGIGELPTLSLLEVHYCSKSAEDSAKEFGGQIEGLKVVTRSDI from the coding sequence ATGGCTTTTGCTGCTGTGGCTTCTCTTGTCCAAACGCTAGAGTACGTGttgaaattttcacatttgGTTTTCCAAATCAAGATAAAGCGTGCCGAAGTTTACAATAAAAGAGCTGCTGAAGTCATAAAGCTTTTGGAAGCAACATCAAACGAGTCGGAATATCATCTGGAGCAAGCTATTGATATGTTGGAATCGCTGAAAGGGAAACGGGCTATTAGGTATCAGTATGATAGTGGATGGCTTCTGTCGCAATACCAGCTGCCAAGAAGAGAAGGGCGAGTTCTGTCAGTGGAAATGCTGGAAATGgaggaacaaaagaaaaacattttGGAAGAGATTGATTCATTTCAGGCAGGCTTGAATGTATTTTTTGGTGTAACCGGTCCTCACATCATTAGGGGAGATACAAGAAACTATTTTCTTTGGCAACTTGTTCGTACGCTGGTAGGAGAACAGCGTCTGGGAAGTGACCAACTCAAAAAGAAAATAGTTTATTTTTACAAAGTGACCAGGGACACAACAAATTTGTGCAAGGAGCTTCAGTCCTTGCTGATCATTCTTGACAATCCTTCAAATAAATGCCATGATATATTGAAAAGTATCCAAGATGTTGCATATAGAGCCAGAGACATTTTTGACCTACGCATAATAGAAAATCAAGTTGAGCCTGCCTTGACATACTGTTTAAGGGTTAGGAAAGGAGATCCAGAAGGGAAAAGTTCTTTTGAAGAGAGGGTCAACAGGATTTTCGGTCTTGAAGAGAGGGTCAACTGTCTTTTCGGTGCAAATGCTGGCAAATTTTTGCGGAAGACATTAGAAAATGTTCGTTCTATTAAGAACAACATCAAAGAAATCAATTCTGAGGAGCTTACTGTTGAAGATTTGCAATTGGGGTCTGCTTCACTTGATGGTTCACATCAAGCCCAAGGCAGTACAAATCGGGAGGATGCTGTGGTGGGTCTTGATGACGATATGAGGAGAATCACAGAAAAGCTTACTAGACCACCACCATTTCAACTAGAAATTCTGACAATTGTGGGTATGGGCGGCATTGGCAAAACCACTCTTGCTAGAAAAGTTTTTGGTCATTGTTCAATTGTTTTGCACTTTCATTGTCGTGCATGGGTCACTGTATCCCAAGTTTATGAAGTTAAAGATTTGCTCTTCAGCCTCTTGTGCTCAGTTTCAGAACCCACTTATGAAAAGCATGAAAAGAGTAAAGAAGATATAGGTGAAGAGCTTTATAGAAAACTGAAGGGTAGAACATATTTGATTGTCATGGACGATTTGTGGAGTATCGAGGCCTGGAATGCTGTCCAGGGATATCTTCCAGATGACAGAAAAGGAAGTCGTATAATATTGACTAGTCGGTCCATTATTACTGAGTTGAAACCCGAGGAGAAACCTTACCATTTCATGAGACTTCTGGATAGAGATCACAGTTGGGAATTGCTGGAAAAGGTGGTATTTGGAAGAAAAAGTTGCCCACATGAATTGGTGGATGTCGGAAAGCAAATCGCTGATAAATGTCAGGGACTACCCCTGGCGATTGTTGTTGTTGCTGGTCTTCTCTTGCGAACTACGAGAAGACTAGACTGCTGGCAAGACATTGCGGATAGTGTAAGGTCACTTATGCGCAATGATCCTACAAATTGCCTGGACATACTTGCTTTGAGTTACAAGAAGTTGCCCAATCGCCTGAAAGCCTGTTGGTTGTACTTGGGGGCTTTCCCTGAAGACTGTGATATTGAAGTTCAGAAACTCGTTCATCTTTGGGTTGCTGAAGGTTTCTTGGATCCAGAACCCATAGCAGACATGGAACAGGTTGCAGAGGATTATTTAGACGACCTAATTGGCAGAAACTTGGTTTCGGTGGGTAAGAGAAATTTTGATGGGAAAGTCAAAACATGTCGCCTCCATGATTTCTTGCGGGAACTATGCGTGGGAGAAGCTGAGAAAGAGAAGTTCATGTATGTCACACCAAGAGGTGCCCAAGGTTTTCGAACAGGCATACGGGATATGTATCGGCTCAGTATCCACTTTGACTCTATCACTGATTATTCGGTGCCATCATTTAGACATGCCATATCATTTATGTGCTTTAGTTTGGGTTATGGTTTTTCGCCAGATCTCCTATTGTTGGAATTACAGCTTAAATTGCTCAGAGTATTAGACATATACTTTCTTCATTTTGATCATTTCCCCATCCAGGTACTGGAAATGGTTCATTTGAGGTATATCGCATTTAATGTTACTTATGAGCTTCCACCGTCAATGTCCCAGCTTAGAAATCTCCAAACCATACTCATTCGTGGTCCATGGGAAAGCCCCATTCTGTCTTTGGAATATTGGAGTATGCCATCCTTGAGGCATTTTCACTGTAGTGTAGTTAGTCACTTGAAGAAACCCACAATTGGTAGGAAGAGCTTTGACCGACTGTTTGCCCCAGAATATCTGCTTAGTCTCTCCACGATAAGCTTCTCTTCTTGCACGCGGGAGGTTTTCAACAGCATGCCCCAACTGAAGAAGCTAGGCACCTGTGAAACAGAAAAGGACTACATTACAGGTGTTTCATCTGAATGCCTAGCCAATCTGCACTTGTTGTGTAAACTGGATACTCTCAAGTGTTCATTTTTCAGAGAAACAAGTAAAACGCGGGATTTATGTCGGTTTTCTTTACCCTACAAGCTCAAAAATCTGACTCTAAGTTGGAGCTATCTTCCATGGGGGGATATGGCCATTTTTGCCAATTTAGGCCACCTTACAGTACTCAAACTGAAAAACTTTGCTTTTCAAGGACCAAGATGGGAACTGAATGAAGGGGTATTTGGTTGTCTAAAGTCGTTGCTAATAGAAAGTACAGATCTAGTACACTGGGAGGCCACAAGCACTGATCATTTTCCATGCCTTGAACACCTGCTTCTGAGGTCTTGCAAATCCTTAGAGGAGATCCCTTACGGTATTGGGGAACTTCCTACCCTCTCACTACTTGAGGTGCACTACTGTAGCAAATCTGCAGAGGATTCTGCTAAAGAATTTGGAGGGCAAATTGAAGGCCTGAAGGTTGTCACGAGAAGTGATATTTAG
- the LOC113762417 gene encoding plant-specific TFIIB-related protein PTF2, with protein sequence MESSGSCKNCSKRTLVVDGDTGNLVCSSCGVVQDFENFQAHIGGITGPAGTFVRVGTAGSGSVYSYKQTKVYQAQKLIEDLIFKLGLAASRYDEVKAMVERITEGEYGQGRWFPIFVGACAYVVMRKDKKSLPIVEVANVVGCDISELGRMVHRVVDFLDLKLPEFDIVSSFERAIRSCPSFSGVEEEIVGRMLKQGVFLVQCSMKWYLTTGRRPMPIVAAILVFVAELNQVHVKIEEVAKELYVAVRTSKKRYKELLERLVKVAQLLPWGKDVTVKNIIRNASSVIQYMELKSSSRCGGKNRFDHVGFDLDDLVADCLNKEIGYRYDTCDVEKDLQYFEVENSPTLRIEGTNNLQISHECLAMIYSNFLDNLPLIKSSAEIEEADWTKQEKGYDIYTCREWWTGKSEMSKKLLLKQIIEKDVGLNANPPSFDRGNLTYQRRREKINAAKSRIQRILHPSEAGFGDGKDLCLAQCISANNKRKIQVDVDWEDLIIETLLLHQVREEEIEKGYYNALLDLHVFNL encoded by the coding sequence ATGGAGAGTTCTGGATCCTGCAAGAATTGCAGCAAGAGAACCCTCGTAGTAGATGGTGATACTGGCAACTTGGTGTGTTCATCATGTGGGGTTGTTCAGGATTTTGAGAATTTTCAAGCCCACATTGGCGGTATTACTGGTCCTGCTGGCACCTTTGTCCGCGTAGGCACGGCGGGCTCCGGTAGTGTGTATAGCTACAAGCAAACTAAAGTTTATCAAGCTCAAAAACTGATAGAAGATTTGATATTTAAGTTAGGATTAGCGGCCTCACGGTATGATGAAGTTAAGGCCATGGTTGAGAGGATAACAGAGGGTGAATATGGTCAGGGGAGATGGTTTCCAATTTTTGTTGGGGCTTGTGCTTATGTTGTAATGAGGAAGGATAAGAAAAGCTTGCCGATTGTTGAAGTGGCGAATGTGGTCGGTTGTGATATTAGTGAGTTGGGAAGAATGGTGCATCGGGTTGTGGATTTTCTTGATCTGAAGTTGCCTGAGTTTGATATTGTTAGCTCATTTGAACGTGCAATTAGGAGTTGTCCGAGCTTTAGTGGGGTTGAGGAGGAAATTGTTGGAAGGATGTTGAAGCAAGGGGTGTTCTTGGTGCAGTGCTCGATGAAGTGGTATTTGACTACAGGGAGAAGACCAATGCCCATTGTGGCTGCCATTTTGGTGTTTGTTGCAGAGTTGAATCAGGTTCACGTGAAGATTGAAGAGGTTGCAAAGGAGTTGTATGTGGCAGTGCGAACGTCTAAGAAGAGGTATAAGGAGCTGTTGGAAAGACTTGTAAAAGTTGCACAACTCTTACCTTGGGGGAAAGATGTTACTGTCAAGAATATTATCAGGAATGCTTCTTCAGTAATTCAGTACATGGAGTTGAAGTCGTCATCAAGGTGCGGTGGAAAGAATCGTTTTGATCATGTCGgttttgatttggatgatttagtCGCTGACTGTTTGAACAAAGAAATCGGGTACAGGTATGATACTTGTGATGTGGAAAAGGACTTGCAGTATTTTGAGGTGGAGAATTCTCCAACTTTGAGAATAGAAGGAACAAATAATCTCCAGATTTCGCATGAATGCTTGGCCATGATTTATTCAAATTTCTTAGATAACTTACCATTGATTAAGTCTTCTGCAGAAATAGAAGAGGCAGATTGGACAAAACAGGAGAAGGGATATGACATTTACACTTGTAGAGAGTGGTGGACAGGCAAATCAGAAATGAGCAAGAAACTTTTGCTGAAGCAAATTATTGAGAAAGATGTTGGATTGAATGCAAACCCTCCGTCTTTTGATAGAGGAAACTTGACATATCAAAGGAGGAGAGAAAAGATAAATGCTGCTAAATCACGCATTCAGAGGATTTTGCATCCATCTGAAGCTGGCTTTGGTGATGGAAAGGATCTATGTCTTGCACAATGTATAAGTGCtaacaataaaaggaaaatacaAGTTGATGTTGACTGGGAAGATTTGATTATCGAAACACTTCTCCTTCATCAAGTGAGAGAGGAGGAGATAGAGAAGGGGTATTACAATGCCTTGTTGGACTTGCATGTATTTAATCTCTGA
- the LOC113757329 gene encoding uncharacterized protein LOC113757329, translating into MGEKEGGVVKKGHEEGLKMAVSLLEEFELPLGLLPIADVIEVGFVRSSGYMWIAQKKKVEHNFKMISKLVSYGTEITGYIQKKKIKKLKGVKAKEFMLWPPVGEITTDDPPTGKIHFKSLAGITKTFPVEAFAAGQ; encoded by the coding sequence ATGGGGGAGAAGGAAGGAGGAGTTGTCAAGAAGGGTCATGAAGAGGGGCTGAAAATGGCCGTTTCACTTCTTGAAGAGTTTGAACTTCCATTGGGACTTCTCCCAATTGCTGATGTGATTGAAGTAGGTTTTGTGAGGAGCAGCGGGTACATGTGGATAGCGCAGAAGAAAAAGGTTGAGCACAACTTCAAGATGATCAGCAAGTTGGTGAGCTATGGCACTGAGATCACCGGTTACATTCAGAAGAAGAAGATCAAGAAGCTCAAGGGAGTGAAGGCTAAGGAGTTCATGCTATGGCCTCCAGTCGGTGAGATAACTACTGATGATCCGCCCACAGGAAAGATTCATTTCAAGAGCCTTGCTGGGATCACAAAGACTTTCCCTGTCGAGGCATTTGCTGCAGGCCAGTGA
- the LOC113760497 gene encoding heavy metal-associated isoprenylated plant protein 29-like: MRVHMDCPGCESKIKKALRKLDGVDNVDVDMGMQKVTVTGYADQEKVLKTVRKTGRLAELWPFPYNPEYHDFNYAYYSHYYRNPATNFSVNPENYFASEATVFTKHDKYSFSSYNYEVHGYNGHDHGYYHKPPFSTVIDDRTRDMFSDENAHGCSIM, encoded by the exons ATGAGAGTGCACATGGACTGTCCTGGATGTGAAAGCAAGATCAAGAAAGCTCTACGGAAACTTGATG GGGTTGATAACGTTGATGTGGACATGGGCATGCAAAAGGTGACAGTCACTGGCTATGCAGACCAAGAAAAGGTTCTCAAAACTGTGAGAAAAACCGGAAGACTAGCTGAGCTATGGCCATTTCCATACAACCCTGAATATCATGATTTCAACTATGCATACTACAGTCACTACTACAGAAATCCGGCAACCAACTTCAGCGTTAATCCGGAGAATTATTTCGCCTCTGAGGCTACCGTTTTCACCAAACATGACAAGTATTCTTTCTCTTCATACAATTATGAGGTGCATGGATACAATGGCCATGATCATGGTTACTATCACAAACCACCTTTCTCGACTGTGATCGATGATAGGACCAGGGACATGTTTAGCGATGAAAATGCTCATGGTTGTTCTATAATGTGA